The sequence CCAGTGCATGAAATCCTCAAACCTCCTGAGTGCTCACACTGACAGGTTTACTGAAACCACAGGTGCCCACATTGACAGGTAGCCAGGTTTCCTTAGAAGTGCGTAGGAATTTCAAGGGAACTCCTACCTTCACTCAGCACCCTTTAAGGCCCCTCCTCCAACTACACAACATACAGAAATGTTACACCCAGACACAAAAAAACTAGTTTGTAACGACTTGCAGCATGATATATTTGTCTGAAAGTACTGGTCAGTGGTCAAATACTGGTCTGTGGCCAAGATGTGGACCATCAGACAAGACAACAAAGCTTAATTTGAGCATTTCCTTAAGCTAATGAAGATAGTTTGAGTACcgccatagtcactttaactctacctacatgtacactaccggtcaaaagttttataacacctactcattcaagggtttttctttatttttactattttctacgttgtagaattaAAGGTGGTCTGAGGAAATGAAATTCTAGGTCTTTTTTCTTCACGTACTCTGTTTTTAATCCCCCAAACATTATTCCTtggacagtaccagtcaaacgtttggaaacacctacttattccagggtttttctttattactattttctacattgtagaataatattgaagacatcaaaactatgaaacaacacatatggaatcatgtagtaaccaaaaaagtgttaaacaaatcaaaatatattttatatttgtgattcttcaaatagcgaccctttgccttgatgacagctttgcacatgtttggcattctctcaaccagcttcatgaggtcgtcacctggaatgcatttcaattaacaggtgtgccttcttaaaagtgaatttgtgtaatttctttccatcttaatgcgtttgagccaatcagttgtgttgtgacaagttggggggggggggagtatacagaagatagccctatttggtaaaagaccatgtccatattatggcaagaacagctcaaataagctaagagaaacaatagtccatcattactttaagacgtgaaggtcagtcaatacggaaaatttcaaaaacttggaaagtttcttcaagtgcagtcgcaaaaaacattaagctctatgatgaaactgactctcatgaggaccaccacaggaatggaagaccccgagttacctctgctgcagaggataagttcattagagttaccagcctcagaaattgcagctcaaataaatgcttcacagagttcaagtaacagacacatctcaacatcaactgttcagaggagactgtgtgaattggTCGAattggtcaaattgctgcaaataaaccactactaaaaggacaccaataagaagaagagacttgcttgggccaagaaacatgagcaatggacattagaccggtggaaatcagtcctttggtctggagtccaaataggagatttttggttcctacctgtgtgtctttgtgagacgcggtgtgggtgaacggatgatctccgcatgtgtatttctcaccgtaaagcatggaggagttgTTAtggtgtcggggtgctttgctggtggcactgtcagtgatttatttagaattcaaggcacacttaaccagcatggctaccacagcattctgcagcaatacgccatcccatctagtttgggcTTAGGgggactatcacttgtttttcaacaggacaatgacccaacacacctccaggctgtgtaagggctatttgaccaagaaggagagtgatggagtgctgcatcagatgacctggcctccataataccccgacctcaaccaaattgagatggtttgggatgagtcggaccgcggagtgaaggaaaagcagccaacaagtgctcagcatgttagaactccttcaagattgttggaaaagcattccaggtgaagctgtttttttttttacctttatttaactaggcaagtcagttaagaacaaattcttattttcaatgacagtgggttaactgctttgttcaggggcagaacaacagatatttaccttgtcagctcagggattcaatcttgcaacctttcggttgctagtccaacgctctaaccactaggctacctgctgccccggctaagagtgtgcaaagctgtcatcaaggcaaagggtggctatttgaagaatctcaaacactttaatggttactacatgattccatatgtgttatttcatagttttgatgtcttcactattattctaaaatgtataaaatagtaaaaaataaagaaaaagccttgaatgagtaggtgttctgtaACTTTTGatggtagtgtacatattacctcaactaaccggtgcccccgcacattgattctgtataggtacccccctgtatatagcctccctattgttattttactgttgctctttaattatttgttactttattttttatattttactcatctattttttacttaacacttatttttcttaaaactgcattgctggttaagggcttgtaagtaaacatttcactgttgtattcggcacgtgacaaataccatttgatttgatttccattgagaagataaaaaaaacattttgatataTAATTTCAGTAAATATCTTACATGAATGTTGTGTGATAAATATAAATGGATAGTGTGCTATGATACTgagtcacactttatttggatagtcccataTAGAGGAATTACAGATGGTCATAATATCAACAAaatatctgttgataagcaactgcttttTCGCAGAAAGCTTGTAAGTATCACAGGGTTCCCTTGAAATTCCTACCCACTATGCACTTCTCAGGAAACCTGGCTACCTGTCAGTGTGGGCACCTGGGGTTTAATGAAACCTGTCAGTGTGAGCACCCGGAGGTTTGAGGATTCCATGATGTGCAGGTAAGTGAAGTAGCTATTATGAAGATTATTCTAAACAGCTGAGTGATAAGTGATAATCAAATATGTGATGACCAGAGTCACAAAACATAGACGCCACTCATTAAGCATGGTCTGTTTAATGTCTGAAAAACagcctatactgaacaaaaatatgaacgcaacatgcaatgatttccaagattttactgagttacagttaaattaaagaaatcattcaattgaaatgaattcattaggacctaatctatggatttcacatgactaggaatatcGATAcaattgaagttggaagtttacatacacttaggttggagtcattaaaactcgtttttcaaccactccacaaatttcttgttaactaactatagttttggcaagtcggttaggatatctactttgtgaatgacacaagtaatttttccaacacttgtttacagacagattatttcacttataattcactgtatcacaattccagtgggtcagaagtttacattcactaagttgactgtgcctttaaatttggcgttagaagcttctgataggctaattaacataatttgagtcaatttgaggtgtacctgtggatgtatttcaaggcctaccttcaaactcagtccctctttgtttgacatcatgggaaaatcaaaagaaatcagccaagacctcagaaaaaaaatggtagacctccataagtctggttcatccttgagagcaatttccaaacgcctgaaggtaccacgttcatctgtacaaacaatagtacgcaagtataaacaccatgggaccacgcagccgtcataccgctcaggaaggagacgggttctgtctccgagagatgaatgtactttggtgcgaaaagtgcaaatcaatcccagaacaacagcaaaggaccttgtgaagatgctggaggaaacaggttcaaaagtatctatatccacagtaaaacgagtcctatatcgacatgtgggggtgctttgctgcaagagggactggtgcacttcacaaaatagatggcatcatgaggaaagaaaattatgtggatatattgaagcaacatctcaagacatcagtcaggaagttaaagcttggtcgcaaatgggtcttccaaatggacaatgaccacaagcatacttccaaagttgtggcaaaatggtattggagtgaccatcacaaagccctgacctcaatcctacagaaaatttgtgggcagaactgaaaaagtgtgtgcgagcaaggaggcctacaaacctgactcatttacaccagctctgtcaggaggaatgggccaaaattcacccaacttattgtgggaagcttgtggaaggctacctgaaacgttcgacccaagttaaacaatttaaaggcaatgctaccaaatactaattgagtgtatgtaaacttctggctcactgggaatgtgatgaaagaaataaaacctgaaataaatcactctctactattattctgacatttcacattcttaaaataaagtggtgatcctaactgacctaaaacagggaatttttactctgattaaatgtcaggaattgtgaaactgagtttaaatgtatttggctaaggtgtatgtaaacttctgacttcaactgtagatatgcatctgttggtcacagataccttttttttttaaagttagggctgtggattaaaaaaaaagtcaatatctgatatgaccaccatttgcctcatgcagcgcgacacatctccttcgcattgaGTTAATAAGGCTGTttgttgattgtggcttgtggaatgttgtcccactcctcttcagtagctgtgcaaagttgctggatattggaacacactgttgtacacttcaatccagagcatcccaaacatgcatggggccgtgcattatcatgctgaaacaagaggtAATGGCGGCTggtgaatggcacaacaatgggcctcaggatctcgtcaaggtatctctgtgaattcaaattgccatcgataaaatgtaattgtgttcattgtccgttgcttatgcctgcccatacaataACTCCACCGCCACAATGGGGCATTCTGtacacaacattgacatcagcaaaccgcccacacgatgccatacacgtggtttgcatttgtgaggccggttggacgtactgccaaattctctaaaacgacgttggaggtggcttatggacATTCAATTTTCTGGCAACATCTCCCTCAAAATATGAGACACCCGTTGCATTgcgttgtgtaacaaaactgcaatTTTTTTCGCCAGCccaaggtgcacctgtttaatgatcgtgctgtttaagcatcttcttgatatgccacacctgtcaggtggatgggttatcttggcaatggagaaatgttcaacaacagggatgtaaactaatttgtgcacgatatttgtgagaaataagctttttgtgcgtttggaacatttctgggacatattatttcagctcatgaaacatgggaccaacactttacatgttgcgttcatatttttgttcggtgtagtTGGACAAAACTGGCATGTTCTAAACCGAAACAGTGTGGTGATTGCAGAATTTAGTCAGTTGTATAAATAGTGGAGTGGGATCATTTAAGAAAAAAAGCTGTCCTGCTGTATTATTATCTTGGTGTAAACCGCTGTATTTAATTCAATTTGTTATCATCTTTGAGAGATTAGACCTAGCTAAATTAGTCCTAGTTAAATTGTCAAGTAAAAACAGCTTTTGAGATTCCTTAGTGAATCTCGTTATTTCTTTATTTCCCTAGCTTTCTTTATACGTCCTGGGTTCTATTCATTAGGCACCAgacggactgaaacagggagggactacctgaacttgtccaacaCTAAACGCTGgtttttgttttatgttgcaGAACGTTTAGCAACGGTATGTCCTAATGGACACGACCCTGAGCACCCCAACTACGGGTCCCCGGTTGAGTCATACTGAAATAACAAACATGGCTTCCACATACAGTCATGAGTGGAGAGCAGTTTGCGACAAATTTAATAATGCTCAAGATCTATCTGAAGTAGAATCAAGAAAAGACCCAGAAAATGACCCTTTTCGATCGAAGTATAAGGCAAGGGAGCTTTTGAGAGAGATTTACTGCTCGTTGAAGAATTTCGATGTCGGTGAAAACGAGAGCGTCAATGATGAAGCCGACCAGCGCCCGACAGAGCAGCCCGTTGACGGAGGAATGGAGGAGGGCTTTGGGAGAGGCCACTGTGGAGATTCCCCAGCCGGATCAAGAGCAGCTAAACTCGGGGCGGTGGAGTATTATCTGGGTGTAAACCACGTGGAAACAGAAGAGCTGTCTGCTGGAGAGGAACATTTAATGAATTGCATGACATTGCTGGAGAAGTGCAGCATATCACCAGAGAACGTGTCTTTGTTCATCCAAGTCAGGgtaatcaaattaaattgtattcgtcacatacAGTTTACAGCCGGTATGAAAAGTGCAGCTCCCTCAACAATGCAGTATAGAGCACCCAGCAATCTTTAATTTAGTCCGCAACAAGCAGTCCAGTGCATAATGTTTGTATAATTAAATATGCACACACATTGTCTAACTTTAGCTAAAGATAATGGATTAAGTAGCTAGTAAAATTCTGTGAACTGACTTGGCTGTTTGTCTTTTTTTACAGAATCAACTGGGCATTCTGTGGGCTGGCAGGGATGAAATTGAGAAAGCCCAAGGATTTTTGGAAACTGCAGAAGCAATGTATATTCGGTACATGAAAGAGGTAGCTAGTCATGCCACTGTCTAGATGCATAATTTACCTACTTAGCTAGGTTCATTTTGGGAGAACAGAAAACAGCAGCATCATCATCTTTCATCAGGAAGGCCAGCCGCAGTGCATTCTGGATTATTGTCCTGTCAGATTTAATTCTATGTTTAATCATTGTGACCTTGAAAATGCTGAAGGGATGATCAGTTGTTTTGTTTTATTCACACCATAGGATGGGCAACCCCCAATGGACCTCACCGAGTTCTTTGTGGCAGAGGAAGAAGCATTACCCCAACAGGAGAGGACCAAGAGGTAGGGGCATCACTGTTGTGGAGTCTTTCAACAATTTCATAAATAAATGACATTGCTCTTTTGAACTTTTCCCTCTCTTCAAACAGATTTGAAATGGCTTATACCCACACACTGTACTATCTTGCACAAGTGTACAAGAACTTGGAGCAGTATGAGAAAGCTGGGGGCTACTGCCACAGCACTCTGCAGAGACAGCTGGAATTCAACCAGTTCATTCCTCTGGAATGGGCCATCAACGCAGCCACGTTATCACAATATTACATCACCAAGGTAAATCATAAACTCTAAAAATGTGTTGTCTTCATCAAGATGAATGACTTGTCATGTATTTACAGTTAGTACATGACTTGATTTCTTTATAATGATATTTGGCATTTTTAATAGGATCCCCatttctatttgtatttattatagatcTCATAATAATAATggtgcgaaagcagcagctactcttccagggggtccacatgaaacatgacataatacagaacattaactATGGATTAATCTCATATATTTTGTTCTTCTTCCCAGACCCTCTACATGGAGGGCAGGCACTGTCTATCTGCTGCCAGTGTCATAGCAGACCTGGCCGGGGAGGTCCCCTCAGAAGCCGCTGCCCAGGAGAGTAAGTTCACTCTGAATTCATATACTCAACCTTGATAGTATATGTTATTTCTGAAATGTTTGTAAAGTTGTCTTTCATTCAATACTCATTAATACACATCTCAAACCTTTTTCTTTAGGTGAAGCTGAAGCTGAGAAGCGAGACCAACTTAGACAGAAGAGAGCTGAAATAGCTAGGTGTTGGATAAAATACTGTCTTAATTTGTTGCAAGATGCCAAGAAACTTCTCGAGGTAATTTAGATATCTTCAGATCAAATGTAATTCTGTAGATGATTAGCCTATAATTGTGAGACAATATCTTATTCTTATGTCTACTGGTCTGAGCAGGACAACATTGGAGAGCTAGATATGGATCGTCAGGCAGAGCTGAGAGCAACACggctacaggaggaggaggagaaggagaggggaaggaagagtgCTGTTCTGTTTGGTTCCAGTGACACCTTTGACTCCATCTGTGGCCTGGAGGAGAAAGTGAGTTGTGTCTTCCCTGTGGACTTTGAGGAAGCCCGCGCCATCTTCCTGGTTGGCCAGACCTACGTAAATCAAGCCAAGGAGTACTTTGAGATGGACGGCCACGTCACAGACCACATCGAGATCCTGCAGGACCACAGCGCTCTCTTCAAGGCCCTGGCCTTCTTCGAGGAGGACCTGGAGCGGCGCTGCAAGATGCACAAGCGGCGTGTGGACATGATGGAGCCCATCTGCAAAGACCTGAATGCCCAGTACTACCTCCTCGTCTGCCGCCAGCTGCAGTTTGAGCTGGCTGAGACTTACTACGAGATGATGGATCTCAAGCTGGCCGTGGCCAACAAGCAGGACGACTTGGATGCGCACACGGTCAAGAAGTTTAACcacctctgctcctcctccaccAAGTTCTACCAGATGTTCCTCGACTCCGTCCGCTCGCCAGAGGGCAAATGGCCGGACAAACTGGAGGACGAGGTGCTGAGGCCGGCACTGGTGGCTAAGTTCCGGGTGGCTCGTCTCCACAGCAGGCTGATCTCGTCCAGCAAAACCGTTCAGCTGGAGAACCTGAACCGCGCCCTGGAGTGCTACAACTTTGTGGTCCAGTACTGCAAGGACAACCCAGAGGCTAAAAGCGCCATCGAGACAGAGCTGGAGCTGAGCGAAGAGATGGTCAGCCTTCTGCCCCTCAAGATCAACCGACTCCAGGCAAATCTGGCCTCCTCTAACTGACTCTAAATGTGTCCTAAACGCTACATGACAAAGCTTGCTTAAACACCCTATCATATATTGCATATGTAATTCTCCTCAACCCCCATCTGCATTTCCTGATGGACCAATTAACCACACCTTTAATAGCTTAAAACAATTAGTTATATGCATGATAACACATTCATTGCCTAATTTATTTGTTCTAGCAGATTGAAAATAACTTATGTTGTATGGTATGTAGATATGTAGCTAAAACCAAT is a genomic window of Salmo trutta chromosome 10, fSalTru1.1, whole genome shotgun sequence containing:
- the kifbp gene encoding KIF1-binding protein homolog, coding for MDTTLSTPTTGPRLSHTEITNMASTYSHEWRAVCDKFNNAQDLSEVESRKDPENDPFRSKYKARELLREIYCSLKNFDVGENESVNDEADQRPTEQPVDGGMEEGFGRGHCGDSPAGSRAAKLGAVEYYLGVNHVETEELSAGEEHLMNCMTLLEKCSISPENVSLFIQVRNQLGILWAGRDEIEKAQGFLETAEAMYIRYMKEDGQPPMDLTEFFVAEEEALPQQERTKRFEMAYTHTLYYLAQVYKNLEQYEKAGGYCHSTLQRQLEFNQFIPLEWAINAATLSQYYITKTLYMEGRHCLSAASVIADLAGEVPSEAAAQESEAEAEKRDQLRQKRAEIARCWIKYCLNLLQDAKKLLEDNIGELDMDRQAELRATRLQEEEEKERGRKSAVLFGSSDTFDSICGLEEKVSCVFPVDFEEARAIFLVGQTYVNQAKEYFEMDGHVTDHIEILQDHSALFKALAFFEEDLERRCKMHKRRVDMMEPICKDLNAQYYLLVCRQLQFELAETYYEMMDLKLAVANKQDDLDAHTVKKFNHLCSSSTKFYQMFLDSVRSPEGKWPDKLEDEVLRPALVAKFRVARLHSRLISSSKTVQLENLNRALECYNFVVQYCKDNPEAKSAIETELELSEEMVSLLPLKINRLQANLASSN